In Arachis hypogaea cultivar Tifrunner chromosome 17, arahy.Tifrunner.gnm2.J5K5, whole genome shotgun sequence, a single window of DNA contains:
- the LOC112763276 gene encoding uncharacterized protein, with product MIKEPAVALHLTKISPFWMDPITYYLENGKLPEDGKEAKALRREAAKYSIIQGQLFKKGLSQPLLKCLHPDHTDYVLREVHEGCCGHHIGGKALARKLIRAGYYWQRVRKEMR from the coding sequence ATGATAAAAGAACCAGCAGTTGCCCTCCATCTGACAAAGATAAGCCCCTTCTGGATGGACCCCATCACTTATTACTTAGAAAACGGCAAACTCCCTGAAGATGGGAAGGAAGCTAAAGCGTTGAGAAGGGAGGCAGCCAAATATTCGATCATACAAGGCCAACTATTCAAAAAGGGACTTAGCCAGCCATTGCTGAAGTGCCTGCATCCCGACCATACGGACTACGTGCTAAGAGAAGTCCACGAGGGGTGCTGTGGCCACCACATCGGGGGTAAAGCCCTAGCAAGAAAGCTCATCCGAGCTGGATATTACTGGCAAAGAGTTCGTAAGGAAATGCGTTAA